One segment of Meriones unguiculatus strain TT.TT164.6M chromosome 3, Bangor_MerUng_6.1, whole genome shotgun sequence DNA contains the following:
- the Lactbl1 gene encoding putative beta-lactamase-like 1 — protein MKTQACQQSSLLKGKRKWFLRALSGFLFLFSVAMTGCFLWQYHLPKLQSGSLKPEVTAAPMRMCPRHPELVPLVHPLPVLKEALEKVDGILREAMLAPGLAAMSALVIHNDTVLWTGNFGRKNGSDPNSGTPNEYTMYRIASISKIFPVLMLYRLWEEGVVASLDDPLERYASTFSINNPLGTAQGPEPQGPVGEFEEMGSLPRPSPVTLRRMASQLSGLPRRLRGTSLLWRGSTQDALSLLKDDVLVADPGTRCHYSTLAFSLLAHVLAAHRAQGDYERWVSEQVLEPLGMSDTGFALTGAVRARLAAGFYGSGRSAPLYDLGWYRPSGQMYSTAADLARLATALLGAGPRRLLRPDSLATLLAPLRACAHGYFARETGTPWEFHEKLGYRVVRKDGDLDGYAASLALVPPLRLGFVLLLAGPRPPTSDPVADALDALLPALESALRGAELAPAPPPRARPFAGFFTFANRTYYEVRAAGPHGELRLRQFGPRVDALVPAAFRSLALRHVRGRVFQLHVAREFPCALPLADAWLSLEAQHGQLVRFYPLDRHGLAPGFDVPGLNTYGVMRLPRRPVFGSQ, from the exons ATGAAGACTCAG GCCTGCCAGCAGTCCAGTCTCctaaaagggaaaaggaaatggTTTCTGCGGGCCCTCAGTGgcttcctcttcctgttctcGGTGGCCATGACTGGCTGCTTTCTGTGGCAGTACCACCTCCCCAAGTTGCAGAGTG GTTCCTTGAAGCCAGAGGTGACCGCAGCCCCCATGAGGATGTGTCCCCGGCACCCTGAACTTGTGCCTCTGGTTCACCCCCTGCCTGTGCTGAAGGAGGCCTTGGAAAAG GTGGATGGGATTCTGCGTGAGGCAATGCTGGCCCCAGGCCTGGCTGCCATGTCTGCCCTTGTCATCCACAATGACACTGTGCTCTGGACTGGGAACTTCGGGAGGAAGAATGGCTCAGATCCAAATTCTGGAACCCCTAATGAGTACACCATGTACCG GATTGCCAGCATCTCCAAGATCTTCCCCGTGCTCATGCTCTACCGCCTGTGGGAGGAGGGCGTCGTGGCCTCCCTGGATGACCCTTTGGAACGCTATGCCAGCACCTTCTCCATCAACAACCCACTGGGCACGGCCCAAGGCCCTGAGCCACAGGGTCCGGTGGGGGAATTTGAAGAGATGGGCTCCCTCCCAAGGCCTTCTCCTGTCACTCTCCGGAGGATGGCCAGCCAGCTGTCAG GACTCCCCCGAAGGCTGCGGGGCACCTCACTGCTGTGGAGAGGCAGCACCCAGGATGCTCTGAGCCTGCTCAAGGATGACGTCCTGGTGGCTGACCCCGGAACCAG ATGCCATTACAGCACGCTGGCCTTCTCTCTCCTGGCCCATGTGCTGGCTGCGCACAGGGCGCAGGGCGACTACGAGCGCTGGGTGTCTGAGCAGGTGCTGGAACCTCTGGGGATGAGTGACACCGGCTTTGCCTTGACGGGAGCAGTGCGCGCCCGCCTGGCCGCGGGTTTCTACGGCAGCGGCAGGTCCGCGCCGCTCTACGACCTGGGCTGGTACCGGCCTTCGGGCCAGATGTACTCGACGGCCGCAGACCTGGCCAGGCTGGCCACTGCGCTGCTGGGCGCGGGACCCCGACGGCTGTTGCGGCCCGACAGCCTGGCCACCCTGCTAGCACCGCTACGCGCCTGCGCCCACGGCTACTTCGCTCGCGAAACCGGCACACCCTGGGAGTTCCACGAGAAGCTCGGGTACCGCGTGGTGCGCAAGGACGGCGACCTGGACGGCTACGCCGCCAGCCTGGCGCTCGTGCCACCGCTGCGCCTGGGGTTTGTCCTGCTGCTGGCGGGGCCGCGGCCGCCCACCAGCGACCCGGTGGCTGACGCCCTGGACGCGCTGCTGCCGGCCCTGGAGAGCGCGCTGCGCGGCGCTGAGCTCGCCCCCGCGCCCCCGCCCCGCGCGCGCCCGTTCGCCGGCTTCTTCACCTTCGCCAACCGCACTTACTACGAGGTGCGCGCCGCCGGGCCGCACGGAGAGCTGCGCCTGCGCCAGTTCGGGCCGCGCGTGGACGCGCTCGTGCCCGCTGCCTTCCGCTCGCTCGCTCTGCGCCACGTGCGCGGCCGCGTCTTCCAGCTGCACGTGGCGCGCGAGTTCCCGTGCGCGCTGCCGCTCGCGGACGCCTGGCTGTCTCTGGAGGCCCAGCACGGGCAGCTGGTGCGTTTCTACCCGCTGGACCGCCACGGGCTGGCGCCGGGCTTCGACGTGCCCGGCCTCAACACCTACGGAGTGATGCGCCTGCCGCGCAGGCCGGTGTTCGGCTCCCAGTGA